A region of the Arachis hypogaea cultivar Tifrunner chromosome 15, arahy.Tifrunner.gnm2.J5K5, whole genome shotgun sequence genome:
taaaatatttaaatattttttattttaattaataatagtatatactatatctaaatttatttcaaaaatatatgttaagaataagactcgATACGctaacacgtgatggtatttaggtatgTCCAAGTGTATCCGAAAAAGAATTTTTTACCTTTTATTATGACACGGTTGGACACATCAGACATGCGTGTCAAACGAGTGTCGATAAGCGTCGTGTCTAAAATATGTCCGACACGCGGACACGACAACTCagcgaagtgtccgtgcttcataacTTAGACATAACACTTGGACCCATccaaataaaaaatggaaaacaaaaaaaagaataaaaagcttATCCAATTTGCATTTACAGTACTAAACAATTTCCACGCACCATCAATTTTTTTTCCATTCAAACTACAACGGCAACATTTCATAATTTATGCACAtcaaaatttagaattgattacaGCAAAATTACAAAGAATTGTGTACACAAACAAATGGTAGAAATTGATAATGACTCcactgaaaaaaattaaaagtaaatgggaagaaagaaattaaaaaaaaaaggaaaggaaagggaAGACTGAAAAGAATCACAGCCTCATAGGACTGAATGAGCAAAAATACTATACAACTCCTCAAGTCCCTAGTTTTCAACCAAGTCTTCTAGTTTAAAAATTGTGTAATCAAGTTCCTATCATgcataaaaatctttaagagaaaACGAGTCGTCATTACAGGGGTTTCTTGAAACTGGCTTGCACTTTATAaggattttttaataaaaaaatggttATATTGAAACAAAACTGTACCTTGGCAAGATCAAATGTGTATTTCCTTGCATGTGATTATTCATATCCGATAGAACAAGTGGTTTTCAGAATGCTATAAGCAAGAGTtctgatatcttagaataaggatAAAATGATTGAAGAGTACACTCACCTCTGCCAGCATTGCTTGATAATATCCGTGATAGCAGGCTCCATATCATCTGTAATGACAAGACAACAATGCTGGAAACCGACAGCACCCACAACTTGCATCCGATTCATTCCACCCCAGGGCTGCTGCAAAGTAGAGAGCTCCCATAATGTGACTCCAAAGCTATAAACATCGCACCTGGATATCCAATCACCACTTGTTATAATCATAAAATTATGAATGCCTTAAAAGGGTGGCAaaaccaatgagaagaacgacgAGACAAGGAAGCCAAAGAACAACAGTTATATGTAATAAAAATTCCAACTTATCTTTTCCTGTGCCAGATGATTCAGGTCAGAGAGGAACACAGACTATGAAATCCTCctccacaagcaaaataaaaaaaaatttaatgacgAAAACCAATGATTACTAAGCTTACTTTTCATTTGAAGGTTCATTTCTTAACACTTCAGGCACCATCCACTCAGCCTGCAACATGTCATAAAAAATGAATATATTGCAATGCCAAACAAACGCTTAGCAGCAAAACTAAATACGTACAGAATATCAGAACTGATCACGCATACAAAAGAGAGGAGCTTGAGGTAGAGAGAAAAGCATGTAGTTACACTAAGGTCCCATTTGGCAATTATCAGAGGACACAGACCTATTTGAAACTCTTACCAAACAATAACTTTAGGCCTCAAcaaaattaagaaagatttgctCATTTGTTACCAAAGACCATTCATCGTAGTAGAGTGAGTTGGTAAAGTCTAGAGAAGAGTTACAAGAGTTAGTTATGAAAGAACTGTTGGCTGTTAGAACAGTGCCAGCTACATAGGAGAGCTGTTAGTTACAGCTATCATAACTAACTTTAAGAATGAACGGACTGTTGTGCCTTTTGTACTAGCTTGCACAGCAAGCTACCCTTCTCTATACATAAGCACAGATTAGTGATAAGCTCACTAGTAATGCAGATCATAAATTTCTTGTCTTTCTCTTCAAATCCTCTTTTCTTTCTCACTGTGTTTTCttccttctctcattctctcaaACCCTATTCAATCGACATTTTCTTGGCACATAGAACTAGTAATTGTATTATAAATTAAACATAACATAAGCCGAGGCTAAAGATAGgtattcatcatcacaaaaggatTAATATAACATGCCAAACATAATGAATTTTTAAACGGCAACAAACTCCTGGTTTtccaaattttttgttaaaagataATAGCAAATGCCTCCATTTGTGTATGTTTGTATATCTTCAGAAGAATATAAAGCACAATAAACATATAAAATATGCAGCAAAATGTAGAACAAGAACATGAAAGAACGAATAATTCAGAAGGCAGAGGATATGACACAGTATTTGAGCTTAGAAATGAGGATTATGACAGCTTACTGTTCCTGCAGTTGATCTGGAAGAAAGGAATGTACTGTGCTTCATTCTTGATAAGCCAAAACCACATAACTAtacgaaagaaaaaagaaagggtGAAAAAAAACAATTAAACCATATCTACAGGTAGCATTCAGCATGCTATCAAGAAAATTCAATCATGACAATTAGTTGACACCTtcacaacccaatttttatcaacAAGAAGATTTAGTGACTTAAAATCACGGTGTACAATTACTGGAGTGCAGTTGTGCAAATGGTTTATTCCTCAGGCCTGTAGATTCAAGAGATATATGTCACGTCAACTGAGTTTCACTGATTATGGCAATAATTTGCTTAATGAAACTACATCGCAATAAAAGAAAACAGAATCTTACAGTATCGAGGACCATCTCAACTGCcttcgctcatctaattgattgTTTGGCAGATGAATTAGTCTGTACAAACCTCCTCTGCATAGCAAATATAAAGTTCAGACTTCAGAGTCATTAAAAGTAATCCTTCCAGAACAacattaatcaaaataataaataaatgcaaAGAAATTCaccaaataaaatcaaattcaatttaaAGAGTTCTGTATTGTTTCACTTTTAACACCTCCGACACAACAACACACAATGAAACTCCAAGCCAGTAAGAGTTTTTTTAAAATGCTAATAATCAGAGAGTCAGAGACAATGGAATAATGTCTACACAGGATCCAGACAAGAAATAACGAGGTAATTTATCTAAGAATTAAGAGAAAAACATCCTCTGAAAAAGTACTTCATAATGTACATATTTTCAGCAGGAGTGATTTCCAAACATTACAACTGAGTAGCAATAATTAAGTAAAAGCCAAAAATTTTGAGACAACTGAACCATATTAACCTTAACTCGATGTTGCTCAGGATGAAGAAAAAAGGGGGCATGCATTTTAGAAGGTGGGTTTAATTTTACGATGGAAGTGAAAAACCATATAGCTTCCTCATGAAACTCTCTTGGGGACTGATTCACGACAGAGACAAGCTTTGGGTGAAAGTCATGAGAGCCAAATATGACTGCAGTGAAGATATCTTGCTAAAGGTTCAGCATAGATCAGGTAGCTCAAATGCCTGGGTCGGAATTAATAAGGTCTGGGAGAAATTCAAAACCAATCTCATCTGGAGGCTTGGAGATGGGAATAAAGCCCTTTTTTTGAGGAAACAATGGATCCCTGGATTCACTAATCTGAAAGAGGTGGCCTTAACTAATCTAGAAGAGGATAAACTCATTGAAAAGGTTGCAGACTATGTCACCGAAAATGGAGACTGGGATTGGGAAGCCCTGAATCGTGTTTTACCCGAAGAGGTCACAGATATTCTACATACAATCAAAGCTCCTAATCCGCAAATCGGGGAAGATTCTATCAGTTGGATGTCCTGCCCATATGgtgttttttctattaaatcagcCTATGAAACTTTTTGTATTGAAGATGGAGAGGAGCATACTCTATACAAACATCGAAAAATGTACAATCACTATAGTTGAGCTTTGGGGTTTCTTTATAGGAATGAAATTAGCAGTAGACTTGCATATCCCTTACCTAGAAATTGAATCTGACCCGAGCTGTGCTATTAATTTCGTCCAGAGTACGGCGGTTGAGACTCACGTTGGAACTTCCCTGGTGAGGTCGATCAAGGAGCTGCTGATAAAACCGCAAAAAGTGGTGATTCGGCATATCTTTAAAGAAGCGAGTCAATGTGTGATGCTCTAACCAAATATGGGCAAGGAATGGAGAAAGGGGTCATGCTGTTCAAAGAAGTCCCAGCTATAATGGTTCTCTTGATGAAAACTGATGAGCATGGAGTGGAGTTTTGCAGAACCACTCTTGtttagtgtttttctttttcctgGGCTTTAGCCCCGTTTTATATCAAAGAATAAAAAAGTATTAGTACCCTTCTAAAACAATGATATATAGCTTCCCCCTCCCCTCTCCTCCCCTCTTTTAATATCACAAGTTGCACAACTTAATGCAATATTTGTCTTGTTTCACATGAAAATAGGAATATtgattgtttttataatttttttccttttattttcgtagttacatttttattattatatctttttttttggtttaaaaatttaACAGCCGAGAAATTGCATTTTCCATTGAAAGATCCATAATCAAATTAAGAGAACAAAACCATTATAGCTATAAATCTACTAagtaaacaaattaaaacaaatagATGAACATTTTATAGTTTGTGGAATTGTTCCCTATTATATTATCCTCGCTTTCACCCAATCAACGTATACCTTCTATAACGTTCATCGAGTTGTGTACTTGTGTTGAGCTTTCGCATAATGTAGTTGAAACCTTGAATTAATAACATAATGTCTATAATTTGTATTCTTCAAATTTTGTTCACTTAATGGATGGCTTGGTTTTAACCTTCAACTTGCTGTTTTATTTTCATTGCAGTAAAAAGCCCACCAATATCAGCCTATCAAGCAAATCATCAACCAATACTATTGTGTTTGAAGCATTGAAATTTCCATGTCTGAAAAAAAAGCATTGAAATTTTTATGGATAATTTATAcaagataaaaatattatttggacCTTAAAGTTTCGGTTACATTTTAATTTAGTTCGTAACGcttaaaaattcttttttacaaacattttatttcattctattttagtCTTTTGgtcgaaattaaaatttttccaaaaatattattttctctctattattgccttcttatttcttttattgttctgttacttttatttttaaatcattagAACCAAATAAATATGTTTGGAAATAAAACATCAAACATTAGAAACAGAATTAGAACTTAACTTAAATGTTAGAATTATAAGAGTACTTACAGATACAAATATAAAGTGATaaatatatctatatttttttattaaagcaTAGTAGTGAATAAAATTatccaataataaattaatttattattaatttcaaatcaattagtttgTCAATTGTACATTTATCAGAGACTCATTCATTACATATGTAATAACAAAATTCAAACTACATTTGCTGGTTTCAGATATAAAGTTAGACCCTAAAATGTTTGGTCCCCCTGCTGAATCATCAAGTGCAACAAGACTTATTCGTTTTGGTGTTCCAAGCTTTTTTGCTTTGTTGGCTGCTGCCCTATTTTAGATTAATAGTCcaacaaaatttatatatatgaatCTTTGTTTATTTGatgctgaaattttttttattattgtttttgggaTGGGGGCTTGCTTGATGAGATTATATTATGAGATTTCATTTCATCAATTGCAACCAAAACGCATGTGCTTAGAGTTATCATAGAGCAATTCAAtgattctttaattctttgatcATTTTGCCATATTACAGTATCTTCATCAATgtattaacattttttttatgcaaagaaagcAGAATAGATTCTGCAGAATTGAAGAAGATAGTATTCCTGAATATGAATTCTATAACAATCTGAATAGTCGAATCACTAGTTCATTATATGTTGTATATAGGGATGGCCAAAAACCTTGAACCCATGGATATCTATTGAGATTATCCGGAGTTTTAACGGAACTCGCAAAATCCCCACGGGGATGAGGACCCCTCCCCACCAAAGATGCTGGAGCTTTCGTACTATTATTGGAGCCCTGAAAGTGTTCGGTATTGTTGAATGAtggtgataaaaaaattatttggagAGAAAAATTATGATTGAATGATGACGATCGAAAATTAGGAAGTGGAAGGATATATGCAGGGAAAATTAGTATTTGGAGGCAAAATTAGCGAACACTCAGAATTCTGTATTGTTTCACTTTAACACCCCCATAACAAAACTCCAAGCCagtaactttttttaaaatgCTAATAAACAGAGAGTTAGAGACAATGGAATAATGTCTACACAAGAAATAATGAAGTAATTTATCTAAGAATTAACAGAAAAACATTCTCCGAAAAAGTATTTCATAATGTACATATTTTCAGCAGCAATTTCCAAGCAATACAACTGAGtagcattaattaagaaaatggcCAAAAATCTTGAGATAACTAAACCAAGTTACCTTGACTCGATGTTGCTTAGGTAGATGAAAAGAGGGGACATGCATTTTAGAAGGTGGGTTTATTTTTAAGATGGAAGTGTAAACTATATAGCCTAAGAATAAATCCTTAGTACCTATTTAAATTtccttttctatatatatatggtaCCGACAAAGATACGGAAAAATAAGTTGCACAACAGAATAGTAGAGaacaaacaacaaacaacaaaacaaaattttcaatctttttagttTTGCTTAATTTTAACATGATAAATACATGATCTCATAGAATAACAGTAAATAACACTCTGTTGCTATAAAGAGATCTTAAACACAAATCCGTAAGCTATAACTAGGAATATCATCTAAAGAATCAATAATGTAGTGGAATGAAAAAGGATGATAGCAATTGCAAAAATCGGAAGTgcaaaattaattaatgttatgGTATTGCCAAAGTCCTCTGACCCAACAGACACAGAATTTACAAAACTATGATACATATTCAGCAACAGTGAGATGTAATTTCAATTTGAGTTGATGTATTTTACCttcttttatcaatttaataaGCCTCTAGCAACCATTTTCCGAAGAAGTTTCTCCGCCATGtcattctcatctttttcaaacaaaGCACGGATAACAGTTTCAAAAGTCACAGCATCTGGTAAGCAACCATTGCCTTCCATTTCCGACAGCAGGGCCAATGCTTCTTCAAACAAGCCCTCTCTGTAGAGCCCATTGATCATAATAGTGTATGTCCTCACATTTGGAGGATAGCCTTTCACAGAAAGATCTTGAAAAATCTCTTTTGCAACTACAAGTCTTCTACCTTTGCATAGGCCATCAATAAGTACATTGTACGTGCATATATCTGGATCAATGCCACTCTCTTTCATTTGCTTGAATAACACAAGTGCCTTGtcaacttgtttgatattgaacaTCCCATCCAACAAGGAATTGTAAGTCACTACATTAGCGGGTGGACCTCTCTCGTGCATCTTGACAAGAAGCTCCAAAGCACAAGagattctctttgatttgctcaaGCCATCAATAAGAGTGTTGTAAGTTACCGTGTTTGGAACCAAGTACTTACGACGCATTTCTTCAAAGAGACTCAAGGCTTCATCGACCATTTTACTTTTGCACAAGCCATTAATCATGATATTGTAACTTTGAACATTAAGTAACACTCTACTTTGGGCCATTGTGTTGAATACATATTTTGCCTTATTTACCTGATTAACCAAACAATATCCGTCCATTAAGCTGTTATAAGTAACCACATTTGGTTTCACACCATGTTTTGTCATCACAGCCAACACATTTTTTGCATCTTTGATCTTTCCTTCCTTGCATAGCCCATCCATCAAAATACTATAGGTATGAACATCAGGAGTAATATTTCTAAGCACCATATCACTTAACAAATCAATGGCTTCCTTATATTGACCCTCAAGACACAATCCAAAAATGAGAGAACTGTATGTGATAACATCGGGAGAAATTCCCTTAGCAAGCATTTCAGAGAATAACTGAAAAGCCTGACTTACAAGTGTATCCTTGCAGAGGCTATCAATAATTGCGCTGTACATGAAGACATCAGGAGCAATGCCATAACGTGGGATGTTTCTCAACACTTGAATAGCAGCTGATGTGTGTCCGGTCTTACAGAGCCCATTGATCAAGGTCCCATAAGTGACTTGGTCGAAGTGAAATCCATGAGCCAGCAGTCTGTCATGAAAGCGCACTGCTTTTTCAACACTACCACAGAGATAGAGACCTTTCAGGATTGTTGTCAATGTTACCGTATTAGGTTGATAATCCATTCTGAAAATCTTGGCCAATACAGAGAAAGCAAGCGTCATACAACCCATGCCGCAACAACAATTAATTACGATGGTCAAAGTAAATAAGTCGGGAGCGATTCCCCTGGCTTGCAATTGCTGAAAAAGGGAAATGGCGGTGGAGAAATGGTTGGTCTTGGCAAGAGATCCCAAAATCTTGGTGAATTGGATGATGGACGGAGGGCGACGCATAGAGAGCATGCGAGTGAAGGAATCAACAGCTTCATCAACTTGGCGAGTAGAATGAGAGTGAAGGGATGAAGAGGAAGGGAAGGAAACAAAATTAGGGATTTGGAGAAGAGAATACCTAAAAATGAAAGTGATCTTTGAGGTTGAGGATGACAACATTTTAGTGACTCGCACGTCTAAGTTTGAGGGAGTTTACTAACCCTGCGGAAATAGCCCGCCCACCCCCCCTGTCACCGATTTAATCCTAATGACATAATAATTGGAATTTGGAGGTCTCCGCGCCCGTTTTATTTTTATCAACTTTATGAATTGGACCATCAAATAAATTTTAAGGTTTGGGGGAGTAATGGTTTCATTTCATCAATCATCATGCTCGAGAAAAAAGGTGaccatcaaataataataataataataataataataataataataataataaaatttaattattttgttagtctttataattcaattaaatttttaattaaatctttagaatttaaaaaattataattaaatttttatattaaataaaaatttataattaaatctttattagtcattatttaaaaaatataataattttaaaatatttacttttaaaataaatagtattttttaacaaaaaaatagaaatgatctcattgaaaattttaatctagtatataaatttaattataaaaatctaagtaaaaatttgatgaaattataaatactaatacgataattaaatataataataattacaataaAGGGACATGTTATCCTTAGAAAAGTATAGTATCGATAAataattttagggtttatagtttagagaATTTGTTgagtaatataatattaaaataggtcGAATTAGTGTGTTTGAAGTGGATAGCATCACACTTGCCATAATTTTACTGGTACATTTAATATATACTTATTTGTAAAATTTTGtccaattttatatattttttcgggTAAAGTGGAAgaccaaaaatatttaatattatgctaagaaaaaatatactaaaaaatttatACTTAGATAATATTCATACtctaataattaattagaattaatttttatttatgcctcttgataattgtttatttatattaaaaaagctATCAAACAATATTGACAAatcaatttataattaaatttttatattagataaaaatttataattagatattcATTAGTTGTTGTCAAGTACAACAAGACTCATTCGTTTTGGTGTTCCaagcttttttattttgttggctgctactctattttaaattaatagtCCAACAAAATTCATGTATATGAATCTTTGTTTATTTGATgctgaaattattattattattattattattattattattattattattattattattattattattattattattattattgggatGGGGGCTTGCTTGCTTCGATGAGAATATATTATGAGATTTCACATCATCAATTGCAACCAAAACACATATACTTAGAGCTGATAGAAACAAGAGAGAAATATGAGAAAAGTGTTTTTGTATATTGTTCAGGTTGATTAAAAGTATAATGTACAAGGCGTATATATAGGTGCTataagaatcaaagtaataaaagtatagaattctacaattaatatacatatatgccatataaatataaacgatactaactgatctaaaatgattctaatgattctctaatattccccctcaaactcaagcaggagctaaggataccatcttgagtttggataacaaagtccggaaacgagtcgggtgatgagctttcgtgaagatatcagcagtctgatctagtgtaccaacagcaatgagacgaacagcatcaataaggatacgttgccgaacaaaatgacaatcaatctcaatgtgtttggtgcgttcatgaaagacATCATTATGaacaatctgaatagcactgcgattgtcacaaaaaacatcagtaggggacgactgaggagcacccaaatcttcgagaagccaacgaatgGAGATAACCTCAGCAATGGTGTCAGCGACggcacggtactcagcttctgtacttgatcgagcagtgaacgtttgcttcttagcacgccaagaatgagagcgtcgccaagaaacaaacagtaaccagtagtagaacgacgatcagtgggatcaccagcccaatcagcatcggagtaCGCCTGAAGGCACAAAGAgaaatgggcagaaaaataaaggccatgaaatagagtgcctttgatgtagcgaagaatgcgaagaactgccgcatagtgagtagtccGAGGA
Encoded here:
- the LOC112750949 gene encoding probable serine/threonine-protein kinase SIS8 isoform X3, translated to MVLDTLCGFGLSRMKHSTFLSSRSTAGTAEWMVPEVLRNEPSNEKCDVYSFGVTLWELSTLQQPWGGMNRMQVVGAVGFQHCCLVITDDMEPAITDIIKQCWQSFGNGFTHRV